In Methanoregula sp., the sequence TTCCGTCATCTCTAAACATCGCCGGATTCAGTTGTCTATTGAGACGTTTCACTCTGAGCAACCCGCAAAAGCTGTTGATAAACTTGTCAAAAAAATCATCTATTGCCAGGTCTGATGCAAAAGGCAGTTTCATATCATCATCTCGTTTGTCTCAGGTTTTTCATCTGGTGTTATGAGTTCGGGCCGGAGCTCATCAGACGACATTATTATCATATCTTCCCCATGTCTTTATATTATTTTATACTGAATCTTTTATTTTAGCCTTAAGTGCCAGAAGATTTTTTGTTTCTTCAACTGATCCCGGTCATGCGGCAGAATCCTGGATGTTGTCCCATGCTATACCTTCATAACACCTTTTAAAAAAAATCTGAATGAATTTTGTTGAGCAATTGCCCTCACTGGGGAAATATTTCCCTTACCGGTTGTATCCTTAAGTCACTACCGGGTAATTACTCACAGAAGAGCATCCCCGGATCAAACCCATCCATAGTACAGGATGATTAAAAGAGCATCCTCTTGTTATTCAGCGCCGGACCCGGAAATGGGTTCTTCCCCCTCGACCCGGCAGAGCTGCACCCAGATATCCCCGAAAAACTCTTCCTGCCGGAGGGAACACCGCCCCTCATGCGCCAGGAACAAGAGCGGAATATACACTTCCGGCATGCCCCACCCCAGTTTCCCGCAGAGCTCGACAAGCGTCATCTCGCCGTCAATCTCAAGGAGGGAAAGGCACTCCTCCAGTACGGTCGATGAGGATGCCTGGTAGCCTTCATCGTGGGCAATACTGACCACATCATCCGCATCGATCAGGAACGCCTCGGTGGGATCCGCAGCCATCCGCCGGCGCCGCCTCTCTTCCTTCTCGATGTTCTTGAGCTCGGTGATCAACTCGAAGAGGGTGATCGGGCTCTGCCGCATATGCTTGCGATCCAGCCGGCGCTGGATCTCGTGTTCGAGCCGCTCGATAATCCCCAGCCGGCCGGTATATTCGATCTCCCCCTCGGGAAACAGATCATAATCTTCGCCCGAGTCGCCATCGTCCTCACCCGCTTCTTCTTCCGGTGATGCAAGGATCAAAAGCTGCTCCGACTTCATGCGCAGGAGCGTAGCGGCATAAAAAAGGGTGCGCCCCGAAAGCTTGAGGTTAAGCTCACGCCGCCGCTCCAGCTCGGAAAGGAAGCGGTCGGTCACTTCGATGATATTGATATTCCACGGATCGATCTCCCCCCGCTCGGCAAGCCCGACCAGGATCTCGATCGGATCTTCGAGCGCCCCGCCATTCTCCGGTTCAATTGACAGCGGGGCTTCTCCTGAGGTTTCGGCAAGCCCGTTTGCCAAACCGGGGTCCGGTTTTTTCCCCTCGTCCAAAGGAATATCTTTCACGACACCTGC encodes:
- a CDS encoding ScpA family protein, producing MAEPDGSGLTPDPEQAPSTPSQVPPAGVVKDIPLDEGKKPDPGLANGLAETSGEAPLSIEPENGGALEDPIEILVGLAERGEIDPWNINIIEVTDRFLSELERRRELNLKLSGRTLFYAATLLRMKSEQLLILASPEEEAGEDDGDSGEDYDLFPEGEIEYTGRLGIIERLEHEIQRRLDRKHMRQSPITLFELITELKNIEKEERRRRRMAADPTEAFLIDADDVVSIAHDEGYQASSSTVLEECLSLLEIDGEMTLVELCGKLGWGMPEVYIPLLFLAHEGRCSLRQEEFFGDIWVQLCRVEGEEPISGSGAE